The Clostridium chauvoei genome has a window encoding:
- a CDS encoding M28 family metallopeptidase, producing the protein MKKKVSYYLLLFIITIAFGFSIFFNITYSSFNSDNVKKNIASFSSQTYSGRLPGSDENNLVAEIIRKDFQDNKLVPLNDDYKESFNTICPVKTNTMPYMQISANGITLEELKYGVDFKDDMLNFKNNTISFSKADNVNIYKKSIDVITPNGKCLFYVNTKDGFSFRSSFCSEFPYDMVICITTDTYNKILDSVRKGLEVSVHVPFKNEEKTISNIVGVIEGSSGKLPPLVLTAHYDHLGKDGLENIYSGALDNASGTSFLLELQRSLSTYGKPKRDIIFVALNAEEFGLLGSKEFAEKNLDKLNGAEVINFDMIGSEGYPITLMQGLSFKDKDSKLLKSIEKIAKKKGVQTEVAYEDASDHASFNNAGIDSVSLCHSDTSKIHTPKDTVEFISTDAIDTAYQVVETKILDSSYGFLTKFFYDKVSIIFSSVLLILLIAYGIRKKKTA; encoded by the coding sequence ATGAAGAAAAAAGTTTCATACTATTTACTATTATTTATTATTACTATAGCTTTTGGCTTTTCTATTTTCTTTAATATTACATACTCATCATTTAACTCAGATAACGTTAAGAAAAACATAGCAAGTTTTTCTTCTCAAACTTATAGTGGGCGTTTACCTGGAAGTGACGAAAATAATTTAGTTGCTGAAATAATAAGGAAAGATTTCCAAGATAATAAACTAGTTCCTTTAAATGATGATTATAAAGAAAGCTTTAATACTATTTGTCCAGTTAAAACTAATACTATGCCATATATGCAAATATCAGCTAATGGCATTACTTTAGAAGAACTAAAATATGGTGTTGATTTTAAAGATGATATGCTTAACTTTAAAAATAATACTATAAGTTTTTCAAAAGCTGATAATGTAAATATCTACAAAAAATCTATAGATGTTATTACTCCTAATGGAAAATGCCTATTTTATGTAAATACTAAAGATGGTTTTTCTTTTAGAAGCTCTTTTTGCAGTGAGTTTCCTTATGATATGGTGATATGTATAACTACTGATACCTATAATAAAATATTAGATTCTGTAAGAAAAGGTCTTGAAGTTTCAGTACATGTTCCATTTAAAAATGAGGAAAAAACAATTTCTAATATAGTTGGTGTTATAGAAGGATCTTCTGGTAAACTTCCACCACTTGTGTTAACAGCCCATTACGATCATTTAGGTAAAGATGGGTTAGAAAATATTTATTCTGGAGCTCTAGATAATGCTTCTGGAACTTCTTTCTTACTTGAACTTCAAAGAAGTTTATCTACTTATGGAAAACCAAAAAGAGATATAATTTTCGTTGCATTAAATGCAGAAGAGTTTGGTCTTTTAGGCTCTAAAGAATTTGCTGAAAAGAATTTAGATAAATTAAATGGAGCTGAAGTTATAAATTTCGATATGATTGGTAGTGAAGGTTATCCTATAACCCTTATGCAAGGTCTATCTTTTAAAGATAAGGATTCTAAATTATTAAAATCTATTGAAAAGATAGCTAAAAAGAAAGGTGTACAAACTGAAGTTGCTTACGAAGATGCAAGTGATCATGCAAGCTTTAATAATGCTGGAATTGATTCTGTAAGTTTATGTCATAGTGATACATCAAAAATTCATACTCCTAAAGATACTGTAGAATTTATTAGTACAGATGCTATTGATACAGCTTACCAAGTAGTTGAAACAAAAATATTAGATTCTTCCTATGGATTTTTAACTAAATTCTTCTATGATAAAGTTTCAATTATATTCTCATCAGTATTGTTAATTTTATTAATAGCTTATGGAATAAGAAAAAAGAAAACTGCATAG
- a CDS encoding Tex family protein: protein MVKIEDRLAEELGIKLSQVNNVIGLLDEGNTVPFISRYRKEQTGGLTDELLRKFQERLTYLRNLEERKSDVSRLIEEQGKLTEEITNSLKKAMTLTEVEDIYRPYKQKKRTRATIALEKGLKPLSELIINGEFKGNLLEEASKFVNEEKGVKTNEEALSGALDIVAEMISDEAKYRKWIRELVLREGKIESKGGSDDTTQYEMYYEYSEDVNKIPPHRILAINRGEKEKILSVKIIVNEEKILNYLEREVLKGNKVTDDYLKLAVKDSLKRLIYPSIEREVRAELTNIGEEGAIKIFKENLKALLMQPPIKGKVVMGYDPGFRTGCKVAVLDSTGKFLEKATVFPTVPKRDIEGTKRILKDLVKKYNVDVISLGNGTASRESEEVISEMLSEIKNEMGKELAYVIVSEAGASVYSASELATKEYPDLDVTIRGAISIGRRLQDPMAELVKIDPKAIGVGQYQHDVTQKRLEESLAGVVEDSVNKVGVDLNTATPSLLNHIAGINTTIANNIVLYRDEVGGFKTRKELLKVKRLGQKAYEQCAGFLRVMESKEALDNTSVHPESYDIAKKLIGLLGYTKDDLQNKNLNDIEKRVNEKGLSNLVKELEVGEPTLRDIIKELQKPGRDPREEMPKPILKTGVIELKDLTPGMVLMGTVRNVSDFGAFVDIGVHQDGLVHKSQMANRFVKHPLDIVKVGDVIKVRIMEVDEKRNRISLSMKDIKEEE from the coding sequence ATGGTTAAGATAGAAGATAGATTAGCAGAAGAACTAGGGATAAAGTTATCTCAAGTAAATAATGTAATTGGACTTTTAGATGAAGGTAATACAGTACCTTTTATATCAAGATATAGGAAAGAACAAACTGGTGGATTAACAGATGAATTACTAAGAAAATTTCAAGAGAGATTAACTTATCTTAGAAATTTAGAAGAAAGAAAATCAGATGTTTCAAGACTTATAGAAGAACAAGGTAAACTAACAGAAGAGATAACTAATTCATTAAAAAAGGCAATGACTTTAACAGAGGTTGAGGATATATATAGACCTTATAAGCAAAAGAAGAGAACAAGAGCTACAATTGCTTTAGAAAAGGGATTAAAACCTCTTTCAGAATTAATAATAAATGGAGAATTCAAAGGAAATCTTTTAGAGGAAGCATCTAAATTTGTAAATGAAGAAAAAGGTGTTAAAACTAATGAGGAAGCTTTATCTGGAGCTTTAGATATAGTTGCAGAGATGATTTCAGATGAAGCTAAATATAGAAAATGGATTAGAGAGCTTGTACTAAGAGAAGGAAAAATTGAATCAAAAGGTGGAAGTGATGATACGACTCAATATGAAATGTATTATGAATATAGTGAAGATGTTAATAAGATACCACCACATAGAATTCTTGCTATAAATAGAGGAGAAAAAGAAAAAATACTTTCAGTTAAAATTATAGTTAATGAAGAAAAAATATTAAACTACTTAGAAAGAGAAGTATTAAAAGGAAATAAGGTAACTGATGATTATTTAAAACTTGCAGTTAAAGACTCTTTAAAGAGATTAATATACCCATCAATTGAAAGAGAAGTAAGAGCAGAACTTACTAATATTGGAGAAGAGGGAGCAATAAAAATATTTAAAGAGAATTTAAAGGCATTACTTATGCAACCTCCTATAAAAGGAAAAGTTGTTATGGGGTATGATCCAGGATTTAGAACTGGTTGTAAAGTTGCTGTTTTAGATAGTACAGGTAAATTCTTAGAAAAGGCAACAGTATTTCCAACAGTACCAAAAAGGGATATAGAAGGTACTAAAAGAATACTTAAAGATCTTGTGAAAAAATATAATGTAGATGTTATTTCTTTAGGTAATGGAACTGCATCAAGGGAATCAGAAGAAGTTATATCAGAAATGCTTTCTGAAATTAAAAATGAAATGGGAAAAGAGTTAGCATATGTTATAGTTTCAGAAGCAGGAGCATCTGTTTATTCAGCATCCGAATTAGCAACAAAGGAATATCCTGATTTAGATGTTACTATAAGAGGAGCTATTTCTATAGGAAGAAGATTACAAGATCCTATGGCAGAACTTGTTAAGATAGATCCTAAGGCTATTGGGGTTGGTCAATATCAACATGATGTAACTCAAAAAAGATTAGAAGAATCTTTAGCAGGGGTAGTAGAAGACTCAGTTAATAAGGTTGGAGTAGATTTAAACACAGCAACACCTTCATTACTAAATCATATAGCTGGAATAAATACAACTATAGCAAATAATATAGTGTTATATAGAGATGAAGTTGGTGGATTTAAAACTAGAAAAGAGCTTTTAAAAGTAAAAAGATTAGGACAAAAGGCTTATGAACAATGTGCTGGATTTTTAAGAGTAATGGAAAGTAAGGAAGCACTAGATAATACTTCTGTTCATCCAGAGTCATATGATATAGCTAAAAAGTTAATTGGATTGCTAGGATATACAAAAGATGATTTACAAAATAAAAATCTTAATGATATAGAAAAAAGAGTAAATGAAAAAGGTTTAAGCAATTTAGTTAAAGAATTAGAAGTTGGGGAACCTACTCTTAGAGATATAATTAAAGAATTACAAAAACCAGGAAGAGATCCAAGAGAAGAGATGCCTAAGCCAATATTAAAGACTGGAGTAATAGAATTAAAAGATTTAACGCCAGGAATGGTTCTTATGGGAACTGTTAGAAATGTTTCGGATTTTGGAGCATTTGTAGATATTGGAGTTCATCAAGATGGTCTTGTTCACAAAAGTCAAATGGCAAATAGATTTGTAAAACATCCTTTGGATATAGTTAAAGTAGGGGATGTAATAAAGGTTAGAATAATGGAAGTAGATGAAAAAAGAAATAGGATTTCTTTATCAATGAAAGATATAAAAGAGGAAGAATAA
- a CDS encoding ECF transporter S component, which translates to MNNQNKNLNKFVKISLLGAIAVVLMYLDFPVIPLFPWLKIDLSDVPALMGAFAFGPVAGIVIELIKNLLILIVKGTGTVFVGEIANFIVGISLVVPASWFYHRNKSKKTALIGMALGFIGIEIMGIIANVYFLLPAYGMHMESAQLLEYVTVGLLPFNGIKAVLVCGITYMLYKKVSMAIFKVDSHFEPNKDKNLTTV; encoded by the coding sequence ATGAATAATCAAAACAAAAATTTGAACAAGTTTGTAAAAATCTCATTACTAGGAGCAATTGCCGTTGTACTAATGTACTTAGATTTTCCTGTAATACCGTTATTTCCTTGGTTAAAAATAGACTTAAGTGATGTTCCAGCACTTATGGGAGCATTTGCTTTTGGACCAGTTGCAGGTATTGTTATAGAACTTATAAAAAATTTATTAATTTTAATAGTTAAGGGAACTGGAACAGTGTTTGTAGGGGAAATTGCTAATTTTATAGTAGGAATTTCATTAGTAGTACCAGCATCATGGTTCTATCACAGAAATAAGAGTAAAAAGACAGCTCTTATAGGAATGGCATTAGGATTTATAGGAATAGAAATAATGGGAATAATAGCAAATGTATATTTCTTATTGCCAGCTTATGGAATGCATATGGAATCAGCTCAATTATTAGAATATGTAACAGTAGGACTACTACCTTTTAATGGAATAAAAGCTGTTTTAGTATGTGGAATAACTTATATGTTATACAAAAAAGTATCAATGGCAATATTTAAAGTTGATTCACATTTTGAACCTAATAAAGATAAAAATCTTACAACAGTATAA
- the rimI gene encoding ribosomal protein S18-alanine N-acetyltransferase, translating into MKIAYNLMTSNDIDGVYEISNLCFSVPWSIESIKSELNNPLAKYIVAKEIASNRIIGFVGVWIIAGEGDITNIGVHPNYRKNHIATNLLQCLFKLCEDLNCNTINLEVRESNIPAQNLYTNFEFKNIGLRKGYYEDNKENAVLMQYNKF; encoded by the coding sequence ATGAAAATAGCTTATAATCTTATGACTTCTAATGATATTGATGGTGTTTATGAAATAAGTAATCTTTGTTTTTCAGTGCCATGGAGCATTGAATCTATTAAATCTGAACTTAATAATCCACTTGCTAAATATATAGTAGCTAAAGAAATAGCATCTAATAGAATTATTGGATTTGTTGGCGTATGGATTATAGCTGGTGAAGGTGACATAACTAATATAGGGGTTCACCCTAACTATAGAAAAAATCATATAGCCACTAATTTATTGCAATGTTTATTTAAGTTATGTGAAGATTTAAATTGCAACACAATTAATTTAGAAGTAAGAGAATCTAATATTCCAGCACAAAATTTATATACAAATTTTGAATTTAAAAATATAGGTCTTAGAAAAGGTTATTACGAAGATAATAAAGAAAATGCTGTGTTAATGCAATATAATAAATTTTAA
- the tsaB gene encoding tRNA (adenosine(37)-N6)-threonylcarbamoyltransferase complex dimerization subunit type 1 TsaB codes for MIVLSIDSSSKVATAAIVKDDSLIGEYTLNNKREHSILIMDMVEMLLKDNNLDIDDIDAFVVSKGPGSFTGLRIGMATVKGLSFGSNKPYISVSSLDALAYSLICFDGIICPIMDALRDSVYTCLYKNEDGNLKAITDYDALDLSDLVALLKEKNEKVIFTGDGLEKHKEFLKDNLPNAFFAPNHLSIIRASSLGELGLKMLLEGKSDDINSSPFYLKKPQAERELEKRLALKNENSL; via the coding sequence ATGATAGTTTTAAGTATAGATTCTTCATCTAAAGTAGCTACAGCTGCTATTGTAAAAGATGATAGTCTTATAGGTGAATATACTCTTAATAATAAAAGAGAACATTCAATATTAATTATGGACATGGTAGAAATGCTTCTAAAAGATAATAATTTAGATATAGATGACATAGATGCTTTTGTTGTTTCAAAAGGTCCTGGTTCATTTACAGGTTTAAGAATAGGAATGGCTACAGTCAAAGGTCTAAGTTTTGGATCAAATAAACCTTATATAAGTGTTTCTAGTTTAGATGCTCTTGCATATTCCTTAATATGTTTCGATGGAATTATATGTCCAATTATGGATGCTTTAAGAGATAGTGTTTACACTTGTTTATATAAAAATGAAGACGGAAACCTTAAAGCAATAACAGATTATGATGCACTTGATTTAAGTGATCTAGTTGCTTTATTAAAAGAAAAAAATGAAAAAGTTATTTTTACTGGTGATGGTTTAGAAAAACATAAAGAGTTTTTAAAAGACAATTTACCTAATGCTTTCTTTGCTCCGAATCACCTAAGTATAATTAGAGCTTCATCTTTAGGTGAACTTGGACTTAAAATGTTACTTGAAGGTAAATCAGATGATATAAATTCTTCACCATTTTATCTTAAAAAACCTCAAGCTGAAAGAGAACTTGAAAAAAGGTTGGCTTTAAAAAATGAAAATAGCTTATAA
- the tsaE gene encoding tRNA (adenosine(37)-N6)-threonylcarbamoyltransferase complex ATPase subunit type 1 TsaE: MYFNVDSVESTTSIGYALGKVLKAGDIVCLTGDLGTGKTHITKGIAKGLGIDEHITSPTFTIVNEYDSGRLKLFHFDVYRVSDPDEIYAIGFDDYIFSDGVSIIEWANYIEDILPNDYIHILIEKDLDKGENFRKITITPYGDRYNYVKELEI, from the coding sequence ATGTATTTTAATGTTGATAGTGTCGAAAGTACAACTTCTATAGGTTATGCTCTTGGCAAAGTATTAAAAGCTGGTGATATAGTATGTTTAACTGGTGATTTAGGTACTGGAAAAACTCATATTACTAAAGGAATTGCTAAAGGTCTTGGAATAGATGAGCATATAACGAGTCCAACTTTTACTATAGTTAATGAATATGATTCCGGAAGATTAAAATTATTTCATTTTGATGTATATAGAGTAAGTGATCCTGATGAAATATACGCTATAGGCTTTGATGATTACATTTTTTCAGATGGTGTATCAATTATTGAATGGGCAAATTACATAGAAGATATTTTACCTAATGACTATATTCATATATTAATAGAAAAAGATTTAGACAAAGGTGAAAATTTTAGAAAAATCACTATAACTCCATATGGAGATAGATATAATTACGTAAAGGAGTTAGAAATATGA
- a CDS encoding metal ABC transporter substrate-binding protein, with the protein MKKLTYLMVIVTLALFLGLGLFSNPLLVNATNEFDKEKEVFLNITTVTKPQYYMVKSLVGDKHNVEYLFKSEDEIEKFKVDENIINNISNIDLFIYTGLNYEPWINDLIEDLKKSSLGIINISRGVRPLSYDLNAENKENPYYLLSYNDYKIALYNIKQALQERDIKNKDFYENNYDKTIKDLNDSLKALRGEVSKYKNYTVVTDTDVFDYIYKDLGINFIKVKDHEIRKILEEKNIDETKVIFVKDKNHVKKSNNEDKKESESEKIEEPLKCETIELVRFNGDISFEELILKNTKLVVDTIKKLPLE; encoded by the coding sequence ATGAAGAAGCTTACTTATTTAATGGTTATAGTAACTCTAGCTTTATTTTTAGGCTTAGGTTTATTTTCGAATCCATTGTTAGTAAATGCAACTAATGAGTTTGATAAAGAAAAAGAAGTGTTCTTAAATATAACAACTGTAACTAAACCACAATATTATATGGTTAAGTCTTTAGTTGGAGATAAACATAATGTAGAATACTTATTTAAATCAGAAGATGAGATAGAAAAATTTAAAGTTGATGAAAATATAATAAATAATATTTCTAATATAGATTTATTTATATATACAGGTTTAAACTATGAACCTTGGATAAATGACCTAATTGAGGATTTGAAAAAGAGTAGCTTAGGAATAATAAACATAAGTAGAGGAGTTAGACCTTTATCTTATGATTTAAATGCAGAAAATAAAGAAAATCCTTATTATTTACTAAGTTACAATGACTATAAAATAGCATTATACAATATTAAACAAGCTTTACAAGAAAGAGATATTAAAAATAAAGATTTTTATGAGAATAATTATGATAAGACTATTAAAGATTTAAATGACTCTTTAAAGGCTTTAAGAGGAGAAGTTAGTAAGTATAAGAATTATACTGTAGTAACAGATACTGATGTTTTCGATTATATATACAAAGATTTAGGAATTAATTTTATAAAGGTTAAGGATCATGAGATTAGAAAAATCTTAGAAGAAAAAAATATAGATGAGACAAAAGTTATATTTGTAAAAGATAAAAATCATGTCAAAAAATCAAATAATGAAGATAAAAAAGAAAGTGAAAGTGAAAAAATCGAAGAGCCATTAAAGTGTGAAACTATTGAATTAGTAAGATTTAATGGAGATATTTCATTTGAAGAGCTAATATTAAAGAATACAAAACTAGTGGTAGATACTATTAAAAAACTACCACTAGAATAA